AAGGCCAAGTCTAAGTTCCAGGATTCATAACTGGTTCCCACGTACAGTGAAAGACGAAAACAAATATGAACTAATGCAAAGGTAAAACAAAGGGAGGGAAAGAAACTATGCCCAACTTAATCACGAACGACAAAACTAATTCGCGAAGATATTGTCGCCGATCATGTTCTTGTGCACTGTGAACCATGTTGCAATGGTGGCATGGTTGTGTTACTACGATTTAGGCATGTCAACTTGTCCCCATTAGCGGAGATCCCCATGGGGATTCcccgtttggggccccaaagacgggAAATTTTCCCCCCACGGGAACGGGGATGGGGAAaaaagtctccccgaaggcacttcgaggacgggggtggcgtaaatatcccccgccccgcctaaaataacataatgtccttaatttatgcataatgttaaattattatgtatttcCAAAGCCTTTTCATATTCTTTCATGAAAAACTGAACTGCACCCTTCCTGGTATAACCCTTGGTGAAGGTTGGATCAAGCTCAATGCACTTCTCTGCATCCTTTAAACCTTCAGGCATTGCCTCCAGTTTGGTGTGTAGCATGCAGCTCTATTACTATAAGCCTGAAAGAAATGAAGAATTCAACATATTAGGAACCACGTTAACACAACCACCAGGATCGCcaattgtattaaaaaaatatgagtACCCTAGGATCTTTTGGGTTTCTTCTTAAAGACTTGGTGTAATGCTTAATAGCTTCAGGATACTTCTGCTGCTTAAAGAATTCATTCCCTGCAAGTCAATGATAACAAAGTCAACAAAACAGATAAAGTCAAAAGATATTAAGGGTTAGAGGTttagaaaaagaatgtttgcAGGAAATGAAGAACCTGGAAGATCACTATATGAATTACACATATGAAACTATTATAGAGTTGGAAGATATTGAAATGTGATTTGGACTTTTCAAGGAAGAATTTGAAGTATAAGTTAGAGTATCATTTACCATAAAGAGAACcattattataaagaaaaatgaCAATGAGCAGGTCGAGATCCTTTCCTTGCAGAAGGTGTATATGAAGAAGTCCTTCAAAGTTCAAACAGACATTTTTACAAACACTTTCCATGCATCCATCTCTCACATTTGAAAGTTCAAATTTACCTATTAATTTTACATTTAGCATAAACAAATTGTTGAgaaattacaagaaaaaagaaTCATAAAATTTGGAGTTAAATATCTAAGAGGAACGGTGAGAACTTACTTGGGTGTGATACAAGCacacaagaaaaataaaacttgATTAGTAATTAGATAGAATCTCAACCTCGTTTTGAGGGTGAGAATTAGGGTGGCTTTGGTTTTGGTTAAAGATGAGCAAAAATATCGTCAGAAAAGCGTCCTGAATCGTTATTGTAGATTGAATCAGATAAGGATGATCAATGACGTTGCTGCATTGAGCTCACCTGTGTTCTCGAATCGTTACAATTGTGTGTGTCAGTTTTCGTTTTCGCCGATGACGATGATGTGGTCTGTGAGGTGAAGCTCGCGTTGGTGTTTGCGATTGCGTTGAAGATTGGAGGAAATCTGTGCTGAAAGTTGATATTAAAGATGGAGGATCTGTAGGttgtgcttctgttgttgatgCACCATGGTTGCTGTTGAATCTGCTTGAAGGATAAGGTTGTGTCGATGTGCTGCAGATGGATGATGGGTTGTGTGTTGCGTTGTTGCGATCTGAATAGTGAGGCAAGTGAAGTTGTATGTTGGAAACTCTTTTGCAGGTTTAGATGCGTCAATGAAACGAATGTTTGAAGATTGTGGATATGTTTATTTGCGGTGTCGAGTTGAAGTGTCGAGttgagttataaaattaaataatttttttaagcaatttaaatttacacccgttttaaattTAATGAGAGTAATTGAGatctgattataataatatttttaatttacatcCGATTTTTAATAAATAGAGTATAATTTATCACATgttaatcattaaaatgaaactttatttacaaaattgccatcACGTttctaatttacacccgtttttagaatatcgggtgtaaatttttaaattatatttttctttttgtacTAGTGATAATTTTATGTTCAAAGATGTGTTTATTGAAAGTTCACTGGTTCTAGCTTAATTTAAATTTCGTGCTTACTATCTAAGAATTTGTGGAAAGCCAATTGGTTGGGGCTAAATTGTTTGGTTTTAGCAGATTCTTTGTTAGCACATTTTGAATCATTTTGTCAGCTTCTTAAAGGAGATGTATCTATAAGTGTTAGTGGTCTTTTATGGGTTGCTGCTACATGGGCAATTTGGGTTAGCAGCAACAATGTTTTGTTTGTAGGTGATACATGTGATTAGAGGAAATTACTATTACGATGAGCTCGACAAACTAAAATGAGTTGGATGGTGTTGTTTTAGGCTTGGACTAAAGTGTCAAAAGTGCCTTGGTTTAGTTGGGTGTAAATTTTTAGTTTGCTTTGTGGTTGCAGTTTTGTCTGATCTTGcacatcaaaaaaaaattatatacattGTGTTGGTTGGAAAACTATTTTGTTGTAGGAAAGGTTTTGCCTACAATGTCATGTTTTTCAAGTGCAATAAAGATTAGTGGAAAATTCAAGTCAATCATGTTTTGATGCATTTTGGATTACAGAAGGCGTTTAAAGGAAACATTTCCAACTTCAACAACGAAAAGTGAGAGGAATTAGATTTGAAAGCTTCGAGTACATTCCACAAGTCTTTTGctaacaaaattatttaatatgataTGCAAATGGCATGTTATTTTGTATCATTTTGATTTTAatgtaatatataatttttgGATTTCAATGTATTTTTTGGTTTTGatgtattttctttttgtttattattagAATTAAGGTAATTATTTATGTGGTCCTCTTATAatgtttgttttgacttttttgtatTTGAAATCAAGTAATTATTTATGTTACCTTTATATTGGTTAATCTTCAATGTATGTCATTAAAGTGGCGGGCAAAAATTTATGTCACTAAACCCTTTTGGATGGGAATACATTCTTAAAAACACATGTGACAAGCAAGAATTTATGTCGCTGTACCCTTTTGGATGGGAATGCAATCTTAAAAACATGTGTGATTATTTGGATTCTTTATGAAAGATGTGTTGTCTTTGGTTTAGTGCTAGCAAGTCATAAGTGTCTAACACGTGGTATGAATGTTTGTCAAATGTTATAAAACCGATTGTATGCGAGGGAGTTCTTCTATGTAAACTCTTTCAAAACTCTATCTCTAATTATTATGAaactttatattttttcaatagACCCCTCCAAGCCCACCACTCTTTTAAATttagtataaaaatattaaaagtggACATCTATGATCTGATTGACGGACTctgatattatattaatatataacctAACTTATCTTTTCAAAATGTTGTCTCAACACTCCCtataaacaatttaaaaatattttagtgatACCAATGCATGATCAATATTTAGGAAATTCATCATTTGGATCTCATAATTATTGGAGAAAGTATCATTAATGCAACTAATTTCCCTTTCAAACAAATTCATTTTCAACATTGACCTCTTATTGTTCGAAGGGAATTAACCCATTCAAATTTTAGTTCCATCAAAATTATATAACTTATAAAATCTGTCATCAGTTTCAAAATTAAAAGTAATTGTGGTCCTTCATTGatatttttttgacaaatttttaATTACTTAACTTGTCATATACTTCACGATGCctttttaattaaatgtttttaaatgttttgaaaattttggcaGCAAATAACCTATATAAACACCCTCCTTCTTGTTATATATGCATATCAAAAGCACTTGTTTCCTATATCATAATTATTTGCATACAAAAAAATGGCATTTGAAACTAAGTTCTGGTTTGTTTACCATCTTTGTCTCTTGGTTGCATGCTTCATGCAACACTGTGTCAATGGAAATTCATCTCAAGTGCCTTGTCTTTTTATATTTGGAGACTCATTCTCTGACAGTGGAAATAACAACTATATCCCAACAAATGCAAAAGCTGATTACAAGCCATATGGCATCGACTTTCCCGAAGGCCCAACTGGAAGAGTTACCAATGGAAAAACACAAATTGACATTATTGGTAATACCGTAATAGTTATTTGCATCATTAAGAACCTTTTGTTTTTAAGAGATATGAATTGTTGGCTTAATACCTCATGTGCAATTAATATTCCAGGTCATGTTTAAAAAATATgttcattattatatttaaaatagtttaaatttgTATTTCATCCCTActgatatatttctttttttttgttcaatctcaaattttttttttgtttgattttggtcagtactgatatatattatttttctttatttcctttttttttttagttcatACAATAGTAGTTTACATTGAAATGGTCATTAtgattgataaaatatttaatttgtatcTCTAAAGTTAATGATATGAATATGTATACACTAACAATATTCACAGTGAAGCCTTTAAATATGGGAAGacttatatgaatttttttacaAATCACATAAGCTAATATTTAAATGCTGTAGGTCAACTCCTTGGATTTGGGAAATTCATCCCACCATTTGCAAATACTACTGGATTTGATATATTAAAAGGTGTGAATTATGCATCAGCTTCTGCTGGAATTCGTAATGAAACTGGAAAACGTACAGCGGTATTGTATCTATTTATCCATATTTATTCCCTCACCTCCATGCAATTAATTAATgtctttaatttatttaagttTTGAAGTGTTAATAATATTAACTCTCACTAAATTAGATTAACTTAATATGTGCAGGGTACTAATATCGACTATGGACAACAGATTAACAATCACAAAATTATTGTTGCTCGAATTGCTACAAAGCTTGGAGGTTTTAGAAATGCCAGACAATATTTAAATAAGTGTTTGTATTACATTTATATAGGCACCAACGATTATGCAttaaattattttcaacccaATCTCTATAATACAAGTCGCATGTACAACCCCGAAGAATATGCCAAAGTTCTTATTGACCAATATTCGGTTTATGGAAAGGTACacacaaatatatattaattatttttatggctACTTATAAAATACTATATGAAGTGTTTTATGTTAGATAGGAGTATTTTgaagttaaaatttatttttcataaagaTATCTAAATTGTTGTTTTTGGTTGACAGACTTTGTATAATGATGGGGCAAGAAAATTTGTGGCAGTTGGGCTTGGTAAAATCGGTTGCACTCCAATGATCCTCGCTAATAGTTCTGTGAATGGATCATGTGTTGAAAAGCTAAATGATATTGAAGCAATATTTAGTCACAAGCTTAGATCTCTAGTAAATCAACTCAATATCGAACATCCTGATtccaaaactatttttataaatacTACTGCTATCAGATTAGACGATTCACTTGGTAATTATTTCAgccaaattaaatttatattctaAATTAATAACTAAATTGTTTATAATGTTAATGCCATATGTTCTTTTGGATTTCAGGTTTTACCAATTTTAATGCATCTTGTTGTCGAATGAAATCTGATGGATTTTGTATCCGTGGCTCGACACCTTGCCCAAATAGAAGAGAGTACATTTTTTACGATGGAA
Above is a genomic segment from Vicia villosa cultivar HV-30 ecotype Madison, WI unplaced genomic scaffold, Vvil1.0 ctg.003412F_1_1, whole genome shotgun sequence containing:
- the LOC131640938 gene encoding GDSL esterase/lipase At1g29670-like, producing MAFETKFWFVYHLCLLVACFMQHCVNGNSSQVPCLFIFGDSFSDSGNNNYIPTNAKADYKPYGIDFPEGPTGRVTNGKTQIDIIGQLLGFGKFIPPFANTTGFDILKGVNYASASAGIRNETGKRTAGTNIDYGQQINNHKIIVARIATKLGGFRNARQYLNKCLYYIYIGTNDYALNYFQPNLYNTSRMYNPEEYAKVLIDQYSVYGKTLYNDGARKFVAVGLGKIGCTPMILANSSVNGSCVEKLNDIEAIFSHKLRSLVNQLNIEHPDSKTIFINTTAIRLDDSLGFTNFNASCCRMKSDGFCIRGSTPCPNRREYIFYDGIHPTEDANNYTASVSYDNNNNPDIASPMDIKHLAQLQL